In Phocoena sinus isolate mPhoSin1 chromosome 10, mPhoSin1.pri, whole genome shotgun sequence, a single genomic region encodes these proteins:
- the IFFO1 gene encoding intermediate filament family orphan 1 isoform X7: MNPLFGPNLFLLQQEQQGLAGPLGDPVGSDHLAGGGDVPPAPLARAGPASYSPPGPGPAPPAAMALRNDLGSNINVLKTLNLRFRCFLAKVHELERRNRLLEKQLQQALEEGKQGRRGLARRDQAVQTGFVSPVRPLGLPLGARPAAVCTPSARVLGSPARSPAGPLAPSAACHPAPSTSTSASSASSSSARFMPGTIWSFSHARRLGPGLEPTLVQGPGLSWVHPDGVGVQIDTITPEIRALYNVLAKVKRERDEYKRRWEEEYVVRLQLQERVNELQEEAQEADACQEELALKVEQLKAELVVFKGLMSNNLSDLDTKIQEKAMKVDMDICRRIDITAKLCDLAQQRNCEDMIKMFQKKLVPSMGGRKRERKAAVEEDTSLSESDGPCHPDGDEEESTALSINEEMQRMLNQLREYDFEDDCDSLTWEETEETLLLWEDFSGYALAAAEAPGEPEDSLEKVIKDTESLFKTREKEYQETIDQIELELATAKNDMNRHLHEYMEMCSMKRGLDVQMETCRRLITQSGDRKSPAFTAAPLSDLPPPPTPSEAEDSDRDVSSDGAVR; encoded by the exons ATGAATCCGTTATTCGGCCCcaacctcttcctcctccagcagGAGCAGCAAGGCCTGGCCGGGCCGCTGGGGGACCCCGTGGGAAGCGACCACTTGGCCGGCGGCGGGGACGTGCCCCCGGCGCCGCTCGCCCGGGCCGGCCCGGCTTCCTACTCGCCGCCCGGGCCGGGCCCGGCGCCCCCAGCCGCCATGGCGCTCCGCAACGACCTGGGCTCCAACATCAACGTGCTCAAGACCCTGAACCTCCGCTTCCGCTGCTTCCTGGCCAAGGTGCACGAGTTGGAGCGCCGCAACCGGCTGCTGGAGAAGCAGCTGCAGCAGGCGCTGGAGGAGGGTAAGCAGGGCCGGCGGGGCCTGGCTCGCCGAGACCAGGCCGTGCAGACCGGCTTCGTCAGCCCCGTCAGACCCCTGGGGCTGCCCCTGGGCGCCCGGCCGGCTGCCGTCTGCACCCCGTCGGCGCGGGTGCTGGGCTCGCCCGCGCGCTCGCCGGCAGGCCCCCTCGCGCCCTCCGCGGCCTGCCACCCggctccctccacctccacctccgcctcctccgcctcctcctcgtCGGCCCGCTTCATGCCAGGCACTATCTGGTCCTTCTCTCACGCCCGCCGGCTCGGGCCGGGACTGGAGCCCACTTTGGTGCAAGGGCCTGGCCTGTCGTGGGTGCACCCCGACGGGGTGGGCGTCCAGATCGACACCATCACCCCCGAGATCCGCGCTCTCTACAACGTGCTGGCTAAAGTGAAGCGCGAGCGGGACGAGTACAAGCGGAG GTGGGAAGAGGAGTACGTGGTGAGGCTGCAGCTGCAGGAGCGCGTGAACGAGCTCCAGGAG GAGGCCCAGGAGGCTGACGCCTGCCAGGAGGAGCTGGCCCTGAAGGTGGAGCAGCTGAAGGCCGAGCTGGTGGTCTTCAAGGGGCTCATGAGCAAC AACCTGTCCGACCTGGACACGAAGATCCAGGAGAAGGCCATGAAGGTGGACATGGACATCTGCCGCCGCATCGACATCACCGCCAAGCTCTGTGACTTGGCCCAGCAGCGCAACTGCGAGGACATGATCAAGATGTTCCAG AAGAAGCTG GTCCCGTCCATGGGGGGGCGGAAGCGGGAGCGCAAGGCTGCCGTCGAGGAGGACACCTCCCTGTCGGAGAGTGACGGGCCCTGCCACCCCGACGGGGACGAGGAGGAGAGCACGGCCCTCAGCATCAACGAGGAGATGCAGCGCATGCTGAACCAGCT GAGGGAGTATGATTTTGAGGACGACTGTGACAGCCTGACTTGGGAGGAGACCGAGGAGACCCTGCTGCTCTGGGAGGACTTCTCGGGCTATGCCTTGGCAGCTGCAGAGGCCCCGGGAGAG CCGGAAGACAGTTTGGAGAAGGTGATTAAAGATACTGAGTCCCTGTTCAAAACCCGGGAGAAAGAATATCAGGAAACCATTGACCAGATAGAG CTGGAGCTGGCCACGGCCAAGAACGACATGAACCGGCACCTGCACGAGTACATGGAGATGTGCAGCATGAAGCGGGGCCTGGACGTGCAGATGGAGACCTGCCGCCGGCTCATCACCCAGTCCGGGGACCG AAAGTCTCCTGCTTTCACTGCGGCCCCACTTAGCGACCTGCCGCCCCCGCCGACACCGAGCGAGGCTGAGGACTCCGATCGCGATGTCTCATCCGACGGCGCCGTGAGATAG